A genomic region of Miscanthus floridulus cultivar M001 chromosome 3, ASM1932011v1, whole genome shotgun sequence contains the following coding sequences:
- the LOC136545194 gene encoding outer envelope membrane protein 7-like, with the protein MGAVVTAVIAIAAVVLGWITIEMACKPCLETGRRAMDRALDPNYDPDSPANATTGGGAPSTEPLLADLSASTAPPAKAI; encoded by the coding sequence ATGGGGGCGGTGGTGACGGCGGTGATCGCGATCGCGGCAGTGGTGCTCGGCTGGATCACCATCGAGATGGCCTGCAAGCCCTGCCTCGAGACCGGCCGCCGCGCCATGGACCGCGCGCTCGACCCCAACTACGACCCCGACTCCCCCGCCAACGCcaccaccggcggcggcgccccCTCCACCGAGCCGCTCCTCGCCGACCTCTCAGCCTCCACCGCGCCACCCGCCAAGGCCATCTGA